In a single window of the Arachis hypogaea cultivar Tifrunner chromosome 6, arahy.Tifrunner.gnm2.J5K5, whole genome shotgun sequence genome:
- the LOC140173684 gene encoding uncharacterized protein: protein MATYKALYGRKCQSPMCWYEAREKSLLGPEMIAETIKQIKNIRSRMLIVQSRQKSYADQRRKPLEFEEGDHVFLRVITTTDVGRAIKTKKLNPRYIRLFEILKRIGPVAYRLRKYIPDASHVLEPESVQVREDLTIPLILVRIDDTSIKRLHGKEVSLVKVAWSHAGIEEHTKKLKSDMRNDYPHLIAMIAYVYECVLNYVLDYLRYQFSWVKYRGLPPRATG, encoded by the exons atggccaCGTATAAGGctttgtatgggaggaaatgtcagtCTCCGATGTGCTGGTATGAAGCTAGAGAGAAGAGCTTGCTAGGACCTGAAATGATAGCAGAAACCATAAAACAGATAAAGAATATCAGAAGTCGAATGCTTATAGTTCAAAGCCGCCAAAAGAGTTATGCTGATCAAAGGCGAAAGcctttagaatttgaggaaggagatcatgtgtTCTTGAGGGTCATTACTACAACCGATGTCGGCAGGGCCATTAAAactaagaaactgaatccccgttaCATCAGACTATTTGAAATTCTGAAGAGAATTGGACCGGTGGCTTATCGG CTTCGTAAATACATTCCTGATGCAAGTCACGTTCTGGAGCCCGAATCAGTTCAAGTGAGAGAAGACCTAACAATTCCCCTTATTTTGGTTAGAATCGATGACACTAGCATCAAGCGGTTACACGGGAAagaagtatcattggtaaaagtagcttggagtcatGCTGGTATTGAAGAACATACCAAGAAACTCAAATCTGATATGCGGAATGACTACCCACACCTCATTGCAA TGATTGCATATGTTTATGAATGTGTATTGAATTATGTACTTGATTACCTGAGGTACCagttttcctgggtaaagtaccgtggcttgccaccacgtgctaCAGGTTGA